In a single window of the Falco rusticolus isolate bFalRus1 chromosome 13, bFalRus1.pri, whole genome shotgun sequence genome:
- the SMC4 gene encoding structural maintenance of chromosomes protein 4 produces MTSKSTKASTAAHQKGREPLEEPTSDMEVENNGDRQLDEVPPQEVSNEVLANRSLEDILGSIPPPPPPAMTNEPGAPRLMITHIVNQNFKSYAGEQTLGPFHKRFSCIIGPNGSGKSNVIDSMLFVFGYRAQKIRSKKLSVLIHNSDKHTDIQSCSVEVHFQKIIDKEGDEYEVIPNSNFCVSRTAYRDNSSVYHINGRKKTFKDVGILLRSHGIDLDHNRFLILQGEVEQIALMKPKGQTEHDEGMLEYLEDLIGSARLKEPIEILCRRVEILNEQRGEKLNRVKMVEKEKDALEADKNKAIEFLCLENKMIKEKSHICQYYIYDLKKQINDIEMQKEKINEEAKEVNEKSSKLADKMKTKNKALKELEKKMNTIAKYIEENKEKFTQLDLQDVKARETLKHAKSSAKKLVKQLEKDKEKVEELKKLHSNSEKAISEATSKKELLEKAKEAEEEKLKQVMDSLKDETRGLQEEKESKEKELMEFSKAVNEARSKMDVAQSELDIYLSCHNTAVSQLNQAKEALMTASKTLKERKAAIKEIDIKLPQAEQELKKKEKELENLKREELGAKDLVRNLRQKVEEAKISLSQSRSRGKVLEALLQQKKSGNIRGIYGRLGDLGAINEKYDVAISSSCGALDDIVVDTIDTAQKCVNFLKAGKIGIATFIALDKMAVWEKASEKVPTPENIPRLFDLVKVEDKKIRLAFYFALRDTLVANNLEDATRVAFGKDKRWRVVTMQGQVIEQSGTMTGGGSKIIKGRMGPSVIMDVSEEEVSKMESQLEKDSKRAVQYEEEKLQLEGDIRKLYQDVWEMRNTLEKYKASIQNLSEQEICLTTQVKELEANVIAAAPDKNKQKELEKTRNSYKKDYDCVAERASKIENEVKRLHNLIMDINNHKLKAQQDKLDKINKDIDECTSAITKAQVAVKTANRNMKKSEESVLHTEKEIEDNKKQIEDLTEELTALEGKAIEVINDRKQAEEALPAVQEEHRGLLEEIKNIQDDEHTLRKEALNIKLKTEQIDSHISAHQSKMKYWQTEVSKLSLHPIEDKPPEELPVLSQEELEAIKDPDVITNQIALLEAQCQGMKPNLGAIAEYKRKEELYLKRVGELDDITTERDNFRQALEDIRKQRLHEFMAGFNVITTKLKENYQMLTLGGDAELELVDSLDPFSEGIVFSVRPPKKSWKKIFNLSGGEKTLSSLALVFALHHYKPTPLYFMDEIDAALDFKNVSIVAFYIYEQTKNAQFIIISLRNNMFEIADRLIGIYKTHNTTKSVATNPKVIASKGLAELAARGCSIAQK; encoded by the exons ATGACAAGCAAGAGCACCAAAGCCTCTACAGCAGCCCATCAGAAAGGTAGAGAGCCCTTAGAGGAGCCTACCAGTGACATGGAAGTGGAAAACAATGGTGACAGACAGCTTGACGAAGTACCTCCACAAG AAGTCTCAAATGAGGTGCTTGCTAATCGAAGTTTAGAAGATATTTTGGGTAgcatccctcctcccccacctccagcaATGACCAATGAACCTGGTGCTCCTCGTCTCATGATAACTCATATTGTAAACCAGAACTTCAAGTCCTATGCAGGGGAGCAAACTTTGGGACCTTTTCATAAG CGTTTTTCTTGTATTATTGGGCCAAATGGCAGTGGAAAATCCAATGTCATTGATTCAatgctttttgtgtttgggtATCGAGCACAAAAAATCAGATCCAAAAAACTCTCTGTGCTGATCCATAATTCTGACAAACATACAGACATACAGAGTTGTTCTGTGGAAGTCCACTTCCAAAAGATCATTGACAAG GAAGGAGATGAGTATGAAGTCATTCCTAACAGCAATTTTTGTGTATCTAGAACTGCCTATAGAGATAATTCTTCTGTCTACCACAtcaatggaaggaaaaagacattCAAAGATGTTGGTATTCTTCTTCGAAGCCATGGAATTGATCTGGACCATAACAGGTTCTTAATTTTACAG GGGGAAGTTGAGCAGATCGCATTGATGAAACCGAAAGGCCAGACTGAACATGATGAAGGCATGCTTGAATATTTAGAAGACTTAATAGGATCCGCACGACTAAAAGAGCCTATTGAGATTCTGTGTCGCAGAGTAGAGATTTTAAATgaacagagaggagaaaag TTAAATAGGGTTAAAatggtggaaaaagaaaaggatgcCTTGGAAGCAGATAAGAATAAAGCCATTGAATTTCTTTGCTTGGAGAACAAAATGATTAAAGAAAAGAGTCATATCTGCCAATACTATAT ctATGAcctgaagaaacaaataaatgatatagaaatgcagaaagaaaaaattaatgaagaagcAAAGGAAGTTAATGAGAAGAGTAGTAAACTTgcagacaaaatgaaaaccaagaatAAAGCTTTGAAAGAACTTGAAAA gaaAATGAATACAATTGCAAAGTACatagaggaaaataaagaaaaatttactCAGTTGGATTTGCAGGATGTTAAAGCAAGGGAAACTCTAAAACATGCCAAAAGCAGTGCTAAAAAACTGGTGAAGCAACttgaaaaggacaaagaaaag GTAGAAGAATTGAAAAAGCTACATTCCAACAGTGAAAAAGCTATCAGTGAAGCAACATCTAAGAAAGAGCTTcttgaaaaggcaaaagaggcagaagaagaaaaactcaaGCAGGTTATGGATAGCCTTAAGGACGAAACACGAGggcttcaggaagaaaaagag agcaaagagaaagagcTCATGGAGTTTAGTAAAGCAGTGAATGAAGCACGTTCAAAGATGGATGTAGCCCAGTCAGAGCTTGATATCTATCTCAGCTGTCATAATACTGCTGTGTCTCAGTTAAATCAGGCAAAGGAGGCTCTGATGACTGCTTCAAAAACtcttaaagaaaggaaagctgctATCAAAGAAATAGATATAAAATTACCCCAAGCTGAACAGGAACTGAAGAAG aaagagaaagagcttgagaatctgaaaagagaagaattGGGTGCTAAGGATCTTGTTCGAAACCTGCGTCAAAAAGTAGAAGAAGCCAAAATTTCTTTATCACAAAGTCGCAGTCGAGGAAAAGTGCTTGAGGCTCTGCTTCAACAGAAGAAATCTGGAAATATTCGTGGAATATATGGAAGACTG GGAGACTTGGGAGCTATCAATGAGAAGTATGATGTTGCTATTTCATCGTCTTGCGGTGCCTTGGACGACATCGTTGTTGATACAATTGATACTGCACAGAAATGTGTGAATTTCTTAAAGGCGGGAAAAATTGGAATTGCCACATTTATAGCCCTGGACAAA ATGGCTGTATGggaaaaagcatctgaaaaagtCCCAACTCCTGAAAATATTCCTCGGTTGTTTGATCTGGTGAAAGTAGAAGACAAGAAGATTCGCCTGGCTTTTTACTTCGCCTTACGTGATACTCTAGTAGCTAATAACTTGGAAGATGCTACCAGAGTGGCATTCGGAAAAGATAAAAGGTGGAGGGTGGTAACGATGCAAGGACAGGTCATTGAACAGTCAG GAACAATGACTGGTGGTGGGAGTAAAATAATTAAGGGCAGAATGGGTCCCTCAGTCATAATGGATGTTTCAGAAGAAGAG GTCAGTAAAATGGAATCTCAACTGGAGAAAGATTCTAAAAGAGCAGTACAGTATGAAGAAGAGAAATTACAACTTGAAGGAGACATAAGAAAACTGTACCAAGATGTTTGGGAAATGAGAAATACTTTGGAAAAGTATAAAGCAAGTATCCAG AATTTGTCTGAACAAGAAATATGTCTAACAACCCAAGTTAAGGAACTTGAAGCTAATGTaattgctgctgctccagacaaaaacaaacagaaagaattggaaaaaacCCGTAACAGTTATAAAAAAG ACTATGACTGCGTTGCTGAGAGAGcaagtaaaatagaaaatgaagttaaacGATTACATAACCTCATAATGGATATCAATAACCATAAACTTAAAGCACAACAAGACAAACTTGATAAGATCAACAAAGACATTGACGAATGTACTTCAGCTATAACCAAAGCCCAAGTGGCAGTCAAGACTGCGAACAG aaacatgaaaaaatctgaagagtCTGTTCTTCACACCGAGAAGGAAATTGAAGATAACAAGAAACAAATTGAAGACTTAACAGAAGAGCTGACTGCACTAGAAGGCAAAGCTATTGAGGTTATAAATGACCGCAAGCAAGCTGAA GAAGCATTGCCAGCAGTTCAGGAGGAGCACCGCGGTTTACTCGAGGAGATTAAAAACATTCAGGATGATGAACACACCCTTCGAAAGGAAGCTCTTAATATTAagctgaaaactgaacaaattGATAGTCATATTTCTGCACACCAGTCGAAGATGAAATACTGGCAAACAGAG GTATCAAAATTGTCACTGCACCCCATAGAAGATAAACCACCTGAAGAACTTCCAGTATTAAGTCAAGAAGAGCTTGAGGCTATCAAGGATCCAGATGTCATCACTAACCAAATAGCTCTCCTGGAAGCCCAGTGCCAAGGAATGAAACCTAACCTTGGTGCTATTGCAGAATATAAGAGGAAG gaaGAGCTATACTTGAAACGTGTGGGTGAATTGGATGACATTACCACTGAGAGAGACAACTTCAGACAAGCTTTGGAAGATATTAGGAAACAAAGGCTACATGAATTTATGGCAGGATTTAACGTAATAACAACTAAACTGAAGGAGAACTACCAGATGCTTACTTTGGGAGGGGATGCTGAGTTAGAACTTGTGGACAGTCTGGACCCCTTCTCCGAAGGAATCGTATTCAG tgttCGGCCTCCGAAGAAAAGTTGGAAGAAGATATTTAACTTGTCAGGAGGAGAGAAGACTCTTAGTTCACTGGCTCTAGTTTTTGCTCTTCATCATTACAAGCCAACGCCGCTTTATTTTATGGATGAGATTGATGCAGCACTTGACTTCAAAAACGTATCTATTGTAGCATTTTACATATAT